A part of Primulina eburnea isolate SZY01 chromosome 10, ASM2296580v1, whole genome shotgun sequence genomic DNA contains:
- the LOC140842927 gene encoding uncharacterized protein: MADNRENDRQMPPEAIPIRDHFRPVINTHYSGIARGNINANNFELKPALINMIRDQARGWLQSLPLGSITTWEELATKFLAKYFLPAKSAQLKIEISTFRQTELEQLYKAWERYKELLRKCPNHGFEDWVQIELFYNGLNGQTRTTVDAAAGGTIFAKSPAQAYDLLEQMTINSYQWPSERSGVKRTAGVYVVDPITSLTAQVSALTTQIAAMNKAGQSTSDVALVTAEESPIPEEVQYINNKNFGGFGGYRGKPSFEDLVGTFVVESCKRMSRTESRLDNLETHMASIGATLKILESQVGQITNALTSQPSGVVQKTADPNLREVNAIFMQHEEIGMLGSEEKEVELTQVPNEKPTPSKRTRDLKNLHSNIQSKEKEEVAITGGENKGMQGSLPQKLQDPGEFVIPCEIRGQLVEKAICDSGASVNVMPSFLYEKLGLSVIKPTGLSLQMADKSIRTPLGVVEDVELKIDKIRLLADFVVLDIENSQNVHVILGRPLLAAVGAIIDVKRGKMTMEVEGQMVEIKASKISYDPP, from the exons ATGGCTGATAACAGAGAAAACGACCGACAGATGCCGCCTGAGGCTATACCaatcagagatcacttccgaccagtgatcaacacgCATTATTCTGGCATTGCTCGAGGAAACATCAACGCCAACAATTTCGAGCTTAAGcccgcattgataaacatg ATACG ggatcaagcaagaggatggctgcAATCGCTTCCCTTGGGAAGTATCACAACATGGGAGGAGTTGGCGACAAAATTTCTGGCAAAATACTTTCtccctgcaaagtctgcacagttgaagataGAGATTAGCACGTTTCGGCAGACTGAATTGGAGCAACTGTATAAGGCATGGGAGAGATACAAGGAGCTGTTGAGGAAATGCCcgaaccatggttttgaagactgggtgcaAATCGAGCTTTTCTATAATGGATTGAATGGTCAAACGCGTACAACTGTGGATGCAGCGgcaggtggcacgatctttgccaagTCCCCTGCTCAAGCCTATGACTTGCTTGAGCAGATGACCATAAACAGCTACCAGTGGCCATCTGAAAGATCTGGAGTGAAGAGGACTGCTGGAGTTTATGTCGTGGATCCAATCACATCACTTACTGCACAGGTTTCAGCATTGACCACACAGATTGCAGCAATGAACAAAGCAGGCCAGTCTACGTCTGATGTAGCACTGGTTACTGCCGAAGAGTCGCCTATTCCTGAAGAAGTGCAATACATCAACAACAAGAACTTTGGAGGCTTTggcggatatcgag ggaagccatcatttgaAGATTTAGTTGGAACGTTTGTGGTTGAATCTTGTAAAAGGATGTCTAGAACTGAGTCTAGACTGGACAACCTTGAGACACACATGGCGAGCATTGGTGCGACATTGAAAATCCTGGAGTCACAAGTGGGGCAGATAACGAATGCACTTACGTCTCAACCGTCAGGCGTAGTACAAAAGACTGCAGATCCAAATCTGAGAGAGGTGAATGCCATTTTTATGCAGCATGAGGAGATTGGTATGTTAGGCAGCGAAGAGAAGGAGGTTGAACTCACACAAGTTCCGAATGAAAAGCCAACTCCAAGCAAAAGAACCCGAG atctcaagaacctacactCTAACATTCAGTCTAAAGAGAAGGAAGAGGTGGCAATCACTGGAGGAGAGAATAAGGGCATGCAAGGAAGTCTTCCTCAGAAGCTGCAAGACCCCGGAGAATTTGTTATACCATGTGAAATAAGGGGGCAATTAGTGGAAAAAGCTATATGTGATTCGGGAGCGAGCGTGAATGTAATGCCAAGTTTTCTCTACGAGAAACTTGGACTGAGTGTGATCAAACCCACAGGACTAAGTTTGCAAATGGCGGATAAATCGATCAGGACACCACTAGGTGttgtggaagatgttgaacttaAGATTGATAAAATAAGGCTTTTAGCTGATTTCGTGGTACTTGATATTGAGAACAGTCAGAACGTTCATGTCATTCTAGGACGACCATTATTGGCTGCTGTTGGAGCTATTATTGACGTGAAACGAGGAAAGATGACCATGGAAGTTGAAGGTCAAATGGTGGAAATAAAGGCATCCAAGATATCATATGATCCACCATGA